A part of Pantoea vagans genomic DNA contains:
- the metE gene encoding 5-methyltetrahydropteroyltriglutamate--homocysteine S-methyltransferase, with protein MTILNHTLGFPRIGLRRELKKALESYWAGDSTQQALLATGRELRARHWQQQKEAGVDLLPVGDFAWYDHVLTTSLLLGNVPARHQNKEGTVDLDTLFRLGRGRAPTGEPAAAAEMTKWFNTNYHYMVPEFTQDQTFKLTWTQLLDEVDEALALGHNIKPVLLGPVTYLWLGKVKGEPFERLSLLERILPVYQQVLAELAKRGIEWVQIDEPALALELPQTWRDAFKPAYDALQGHSKLLLTTYFDSIGQNLDVIRELPVQGLHVDLVHGRDDIEHLNQQLPPSWLLSLGVINGRNVWRADLSRWFSRLQPLITQREQVWIGSSCSLLHSPIDLGVETRLDDEVKSWFAFALQKCAELSLLSQALNNNDATLLDAWSAPVRARAHSRRVHNAAVGQRLQAITPQHSERQNAYPVRAALQRQRFNLPAWPTTTIGSFPQTTEIRGLRLDFKQGRLDSNHYRTGIAEHIRQAITEQERLGLDVLVHGEAERNDMVEYFGEHLEGFVFTQNGWVQSYGSRCVKPPVIIGDVSRPEAITVEWAKYAQSLTDKPVKGMLTGPVTILCWSFPREDVSRETIAKQIALALRDEVEDLEKAGIGIIQIDEPALREGLPLHQSEWADYLNWAVEAFRLNAAVAQDETQIHTHMCYCEFNDIMDAIAALDADVITIETSRSDMDLLESFEHFDYPNEIGPGVYDIHSPNVPSVAWIEALLLKAAKRIPEARLWVNPDCGLKTRGWTETRQALANMVTAAKKLRGETA; from the coding sequence ATGACTATCCTGAACCATACCCTCGGCTTTCCCCGTATTGGCCTGCGCCGTGAACTGAAAAAAGCCCTGGAGAGTTACTGGGCGGGCGACAGCACGCAGCAGGCGTTACTGGCAACGGGCCGCGAGCTGCGCGCCCGACACTGGCAACAACAGAAAGAGGCGGGTGTCGATCTGCTGCCGGTCGGCGATTTCGCCTGGTATGATCATGTGCTGACCACCAGCCTGCTGCTGGGCAACGTGCCCGCGCGTCATCAGAACAAAGAAGGGACCGTTGATCTCGACACGCTGTTTCGTCTGGGGCGCGGTCGTGCGCCGACTGGCGAGCCTGCGGCGGCGGCAGAAATGACGAAATGGTTTAACACCAATTATCACTACATGGTGCCGGAATTTACTCAGGACCAGACCTTTAAACTGACCTGGACTCAGCTACTGGACGAGGTGGATGAGGCGCTGGCGCTGGGCCACAACATCAAACCGGTGCTGCTGGGACCGGTGACGTATCTGTGGCTGGGTAAAGTTAAAGGTGAGCCGTTTGAACGTCTGTCGCTGCTGGAAAGGATTCTACCGGTCTACCAGCAGGTGCTGGCAGAACTGGCGAAGCGCGGCATCGAATGGGTTCAGATCGATGAACCCGCCCTGGCGCTGGAGCTGCCACAGACGTGGCGCGATGCGTTTAAACCGGCGTATGACGCCCTGCAGGGGCACAGCAAGCTGCTGCTGACCACCTATTTTGACAGCATCGGCCAGAACCTTGATGTTATTCGTGAGCTGCCGGTACAGGGCCTGCATGTCGATCTGGTCCATGGCCGCGATGATATTGAGCATCTGAATCAGCAACTGCCCCCCAGCTGGCTGCTGTCGCTGGGCGTGATTAACGGTCGTAACGTCTGGCGCGCCGATCTGAGCCGCTGGTTCAGTCGCCTGCAACCGCTGATTACTCAGCGTGAACAGGTATGGATTGGCTCTTCCTGTTCTCTGCTGCACAGTCCGATCGATCTCGGCGTCGAGACCCGGCTGGATGATGAGGTCAAAAGCTGGTTCGCCTTTGCGCTGCAGAAATGTGCTGAGCTTTCACTGCTGAGTCAGGCACTGAATAACAATGATGCGACGCTGCTGGACGCCTGGAGCGCACCGGTGCGTGCCCGTGCTCATTCCCGCCGCGTGCATAATGCGGCGGTGGGACAGCGGCTGCAGGCCATTACGCCGCAGCACAGTGAGCGCCAGAACGCCTACCCGGTGCGGGCAGCGCTGCAGCGTCAGCGTTTCAATCTGCCCGCGTGGCCCACTACCACCATCGGCTCATTTCCGCAGACCACTGAAATTCGCGGCCTGCGCCTCGACTTTAAACAGGGCCGTCTCGACAGCAACCATTACCGCACCGGCATCGCGGAGCACATCAGACAGGCGATTACCGAACAGGAGCGGCTGGGACTGGATGTGCTGGTGCACGGTGAAGCGGAACGTAACGACATGGTTGAGTACTTCGGCGAGCATCTGGAGGGATTTGTCTTCACCCAGAATGGCTGGGTACAGAGTTACGGTTCCCGCTGTGTGAAACCGCCTGTGATCATCGGCGATGTCAGTCGCCCAGAGGCGATTACCGTTGAGTGGGCGAAGTATGCGCAGTCGCTGACCGACAAGCCGGTAAAAGGAATGCTGACCGGCCCGGTGACGATTCTGTGCTGGTCATTTCCGCGTGAAGATGTATCACGAGAAACCATCGCGAAGCAGATCGCGCTGGCGCTGCGGGATGAGGTGGAAGATCTGGAGAAAGCAGGTATTGGTATTATTCAGATCGATGAGCCTGCCCTGCGTGAAGGTCTGCCACTGCATCAGTCTGAGTGGGCGGACTATCTGAACTGGGCGGTGGAGGCCTTCCGGCTGAATGCGGCGGTGGCGCAGGATGAAACCCAGATTCATACACATATGTGTTACTGCGAGTTTAACGACATCATGGACGCCATCGCGGCGCTGGATGCGGATGTGATTACCATCGAAACTTCACGGTCTGACATGGACTTACTGGAGTCGTTCGAACACTTCGACTACCCGAATGAAATCGGGCCCGGCGTCTATGACATTCACTCGCCTAATGTTCCCAGCGTGGCGTGGATAGAGGCGCTGTTGCTGAAGGCGGCGAAACGGATTCCGGAAGCGCGTCTGTGGGTAAACCCGGACTGCGGTCTGAAAACGCGTGGCTGGACGGAGACGCGTCAGGCGCTGGCGAATATGGTGACGGCGGCGAAGAAACTGCGTGGTGAGACGGCGTAG
- the yigL gene encoding sugar/pyridoxal phosphate phosphatase YigL, whose amino-acid sequence MYHIVASDLDGTLLSPEHRLTPFARETLQQLVAKDIHFVFATGRHHIDVGQMRDSLAIPAYMITSNGARVHNAEGELVFSHNLDEDIASDLFGLQYHHSDILTHVYRDDEWFVSRSSPAEQDYFRESVFNYQVYEPGLLPTSNISKVFFTCENPEHLIPMEQAIEARWGDRVNVSFSLPTCLEVMAGGVSKGHALEAVAKTLGHSLESCIAFGDGMNDVEMLSMAGKGYIMQNAHQRLKDTLPELDVIGSNADDAVPQTLRTLYLA is encoded by the coding sequence ATGTATCACATCGTTGCATCCGATCTGGATGGCACGCTGCTTTCTCCCGAACATCGCCTGACCCCTTTTGCACGTGAAACGCTGCAGCAGCTGGTCGCTAAGGATATTCACTTTGTCTTCGCCACCGGCCGTCATCATATCGATGTCGGACAGATGCGCGACAGCCTGGCGATTCCGGCCTATATGATCACCTCGAACGGCGCGCGTGTGCACAACGCAGAGGGCGAGCTGGTGTTCAGTCATAATCTGGATGAGGATATCGCCAGCGACCTGTTTGGCCTGCAGTATCATCACAGCGATATTCTGACGCACGTTTACCGCGACGATGAGTGGTTTGTCAGCCGTTCAAGCCCGGCTGAGCAGGACTATTTCCGCGAGTCAGTGTTCAACTATCAGGTCTACGAGCCAGGTCTGCTGCCAACCAGCAACATCAGTAAGGTCTTCTTCACCTGCGAAAACCCTGAGCATCTGATCCCAATGGAGCAGGCGATTGAAGCGCGCTGGGGCGATCGGGTTAACGTCAGTTTCTCGCTGCCAACCTGCCTTGAAGTGATGGCGGGCGGCGTGTCGAAAGGACATGCGCTGGAAGCGGTCGCGAAAACGCTGGGTCACTCGCTGGAGAGCTGCATTGCCTTTGGCGACGGTATGAATGATGTGGAGATGCTGAGCATGGCGGGTAAAGGCTATATCATGCAGAACGCCCATCAGCGCTTAAAAGATACGCTGCCAGAGCTGGATGTGATTGGTTCGAATGCCGATGATGCGGTGCCGCAGACGCTGCGCACGCTCTATCTTGCTTAA
- a CDS encoding carboxylate/amino acid/amine transporter: MFLLIITTILWAFSFSLIGEYLAGQVDSWFSVLMRLALAALVFLPFLRWRGYRPSTLLLYMLVGMLQLGVMYLLSFEAYLYLSVSEFLLFTVMTPLYVTLIYDLISRRPLRIGYIFSALLAVAGAAIIRYDKVSDHFWFGLLLVQLANVCFAAGMVGYKRLQETRPMPQHTAFSWFYLGAVLIAVIAWCAWGNPQKLPTTSLQWGILVWLGVAASGLGYFMWNYGATQVDAGTLGIMNNMHVPAGLLVNLAIWQQKPHWPSFIAGALVIIASLWVHKRWVVGRGDRS, translated from the coding sequence GTGTTTTTATTGATTATTACCACCATTCTGTGGGCCTTTTCGTTCAGCCTGATTGGCGAATACCTCGCCGGGCAGGTGGATAGCTGGTTCTCTGTGCTGATGCGGCTGGCGCTGGCTGCGCTGGTATTTTTGCCTTTCCTGCGCTGGCGGGGTTATCGCCCTTCCACGCTACTGCTGTATATGCTGGTGGGGATGCTGCAGCTGGGCGTGATGTATCTGCTGAGCTTCGAAGCCTATCTCTACCTTAGCGTGTCAGAATTCCTGCTGTTTACGGTGATGACGCCGCTCTATGTGACGCTGATTTACGATCTGATCAGCCGTCGTCCGCTGCGGATCGGCTATATCTTCAGTGCGTTACTGGCGGTAGCGGGTGCGGCTATTATTCGCTATGACAAAGTCAGCGATCATTTCTGGTTTGGTCTGCTGTTAGTACAGCTGGCTAACGTCTGCTTTGCGGCAGGCATGGTGGGCTATAAGCGTCTGCAGGAGACCCGCCCAATGCCGCAGCACACGGCCTTCTCCTGGTTCTATCTGGGGGCGGTGTTGATTGCCGTCATCGCCTGGTGCGCCTGGGGCAACCCGCAGAAGTTACCGACCACCTCATTGCAGTGGGGCATTCTGGTCTGGCTGGGCGTTGCGGCTTCCGGTCTCGGCTATTTTATGTGGAACTACGGTGCGACGCAGGTCGATGCCGGTACGCTGGGCATCATGAATAACATGCACGTGCCCGCCGGGCTGCTGGTGAATCTGGCTATCTGGCAGCAGAAACCGCACTGGCCGAGCTTTATTGCGGGCGCGCTGGTGATCATCGCCTCGCTGTGGGTGCATAAGCGCTGGGTAGTGGGGCGCGGTGACCGGTCATAA
- a CDS encoding DUF1456 family protein, with amino-acid sequence MTNNDILRSVRYMLNLSDAKMVEIFALAECDVPQTDIQAWLKKDDDAAFRPCPDVLMGYFLNGLIFYRRGKSEDAPAPSIERKMTNNIFMKKLRIAFDLKTTDIPDVLKRVNFTVSQAEVGAIFRKPDHKNYRECGDQILRNFLKGLAMIQRPKSEKPA; translated from the coding sequence ATGACTAACAACGATATTCTGCGCAGCGTGCGCTACATGCTCAACCTGAGCGATGCCAAAATGGTGGAGATTTTTGCGCTGGCAGAATGTGACGTGCCGCAGACAGATATTCAGGCGTGGCTGAAAAAAGATGACGATGCGGCGTTCCGTCCCTGCCCCGATGTGCTGATGGGTTATTTCCTGAATGGCCTGATCTTTTACCGTCGCGGCAAGAGTGAAGATGCGCCTGCACCGTCGATTGAACGCAAGATGACGAACAACATCTTCATGAAAAAACTGCGTATCGCTTTCGATTTAAAAACCACCGACATCCCTGACGTGCTCAAACGCGTGAACTTTACCGTTTCGCAGGCGGAAGTCGGCGCGATTTTCCGCAAGCCCGATCATAAAAATTACCGCGAGTGCGGCGATCAGATTCTGCGTAACTTCCTGAAAGGGCTGGCGATGATTCAGCGCCCTAAGAGTGAGAAGCCAGCTTAA
- the metR gene encoding HTH-type transcriptional regulator MetR: MIELKHLRTLQALRNTGSLAAAAAQLHQTQSALSHQFSDLEQRLGFRLFVRKSQPLRFTPQGDILLQLAEQVLPQIQQALQACHEPHQTTLRVAIECHSCIQWLTPALDKFRQSWPQVVMDFKSGVTFDPQPALQQGELDVVLTSDILARSGLFYSPMFDYEVRLVLATDHPLAQVEQISPEDLADEVLMIYPVQRQRLDIWRHFLQPAGVSPALKSVDNTLLMIQMVSARMGIAALPHWVVESFEKQGLVVTRTLGEGLWSRLYAAVREGEQRQPVLEAFIRFARQHACEHLPFVRDAALPGTVLQR, translated from the coding sequence ATGATCGAACTCAAGCACCTGCGGACGCTTCAGGCTCTGCGCAATACCGGATCGCTGGCGGCGGCGGCGGCCCAGCTTCATCAGACGCAATCGGCGTTGTCTCACCAGTTCAGCGATCTGGAGCAGCGGCTGGGATTCCGCCTGTTCGTGCGTAAAAGTCAGCCACTGCGCTTTACGCCGCAGGGCGATATTCTGCTGCAGCTGGCGGAACAGGTGCTGCCGCAGATTCAGCAGGCGTTGCAGGCCTGCCATGAGCCGCATCAGACCACGCTGCGGGTAGCGATTGAGTGTCACAGCTGCATTCAGTGGCTGACCCCGGCGCTGGATAAGTTCCGTCAGAGCTGGCCGCAAGTAGTGATGGATTTTAAATCGGGCGTGACCTTTGATCCCCAGCCCGCTCTGCAACAGGGTGAGCTGGATGTGGTGCTGACCTCCGACATTCTGGCGCGCTCGGGCCTGTTCTACTCGCCGATGTTTGATTATGAAGTGCGGCTGGTGCTGGCGACGGATCATCCGCTGGCGCAGGTTGAGCAGATTTCGCCGGAAGATTTAGCCGATGAAGTGCTGATGATCTATCCGGTGCAGCGTCAGCGTCTGGATATCTGGCGTCACTTCCTGCAGCCCGCTGGCGTCAGTCCGGCCCTGAAAAGTGTGGATAACACCCTGCTGATGATTCAGATGGTGTCGGCACGCATGGGGATTGCCGCACTGCCGCACTGGGTGGTGGAGAGTTTTGAGAAGCAGGGTCTGGTCGTCACGCGCACGCTGGGTGAGGGTCTGTGGAGCCGTCTTTATGCCGCCGTACGTGAAGGTGAGCAGCGTCAGCCGGTGCTGGAGGCGTTTATCCGTTTTGCCCGTCAGCACGCCTGTGAGCATCTGCCATTTGTACGCGACGCCGCACTGCCCGGTACGGTGTTGCAACGGTAA
- the glpT gene encoding glycerol-3-phosphate transporter, with protein sequence MLSIFKPAPRQPQVAADHVDPLYRRLRWQIFIGIFFGYAAYYLVRKNFALAMPYLVEQGFSRGDLGFALSGISIAYGFSKFIMGSVSDRSNPRVFLPAGLILAAAVMLIMGFVPWATSSIMVMFVLLFICGWFQGMGWPPCGRTMVHWWSQKERGRIVSVWNCAHNVGGGIPPLLFLLGMAWFNDWKAALYMPAFGAIAIAIIAFALMRDTPQSCGLPPIEEYKNDYPPDYDASHEEELTAKQIFMKYVLPNKLLWYIALANVFVYLLRYGILDWSPTYLREVKHFTLDKSSWAYFLYEYAGIPGTLLCGWMSDKVFRGNRGATGVFFMTLVTIATVIYWLNPAGNPGVDMACMIVIGFLIYGPVMLIGLHALELAPKKAAGTAAGFTGLFGYLGGSVAASAIVGYTVDYFGWDGGFMVMIAGCVLAVILLLLTMVSEHKHKKTLA encoded by the coding sequence ATGCTGAGCATTTTTAAACCTGCACCACGTCAGCCGCAGGTGGCGGCGGATCACGTTGATCCGCTCTACCGTCGTCTGCGCTGGCAAATTTTCATCGGGATCTTCTTTGGTTATGCTGCCTACTACCTGGTCAGAAAAAACTTCGCACTCGCCATGCCCTACCTGGTCGAGCAGGGTTTTTCACGTGGCGATCTCGGGTTTGCCCTGTCCGGCATCTCCATTGCCTACGGCTTTTCAAAATTCATCATGGGCTCGGTCTCTGACCGATCAAACCCGCGCGTCTTCTTACCAGCCGGTCTGATTCTGGCCGCAGCAGTGATGCTGATCATGGGATTCGTCCCCTGGGCGACCTCCAGCATCATGGTGATGTTCGTACTGCTGTTTATCTGCGGCTGGTTCCAGGGCATGGGCTGGCCACCCTGTGGGCGCACCATGGTTCACTGGTGGTCGCAGAAGGAGCGCGGCAGGATCGTTTCGGTCTGGAACTGTGCGCATAACGTGGGCGGGGGTATTCCGCCACTGCTCTTCCTGCTCGGCATGGCGTGGTTCAACGACTGGAAAGCGGCGCTTTATATGCCCGCGTTTGGTGCCATTGCTATTGCGATTATTGCCTTTGCGCTGATGCGTGACACGCCGCAATCCTGTGGCCTGCCACCGATTGAAGAGTACAAAAACGACTACCCGCCCGACTACGATGCCAGCCACGAAGAGGAGCTGACGGCAAAACAGATCTTCATGAAGTATGTGTTGCCGAACAAGCTGCTGTGGTACATCGCGCTGGCCAACGTCTTTGTCTATCTGCTGCGCTACGGCATCCTCGACTGGTCACCCACCTATCTGCGCGAAGTCAAACACTTCACACTGGATAAATCGTCGTGGGCCTACTTCCTGTATGAATACGCGGGGATTCCGGGAACGCTGCTGTGTGGCTGGATGTCGGACAAAGTGTTCCGGGGTAATCGCGGTGCGACCGGCGTATTCTTTATGACGCTGGTGACCATTGCGACCGTGATTTACTGGCTCAACCCGGCGGGCAATCCTGGCGTCGACATGGCCTGCATGATCGTGATTGGCTTCCTGATCTACGGTCCGGTGATGCTGATTGGTCTGCATGCGCTGGAGCTGGCACCGAAAAAAGCAGCAGGGACGGCGGCGGGCTTTACCGGCCTGTTCGGTTACCTGGGTGGCTCGGTCGCGGCCAGCGCCATTGTCGGTTACACCGTCGATTATTTCGGCTGGGACGGCGGCTTTATGGTGATGATTGCGGGCTGTGTGCTGGCGGTTATTCTGCTGTTACTGACCATGGTCAGCGAACACAAACACAAAAAGACCCTGGCCTGA
- the pldB gene encoding lysophospholipase L2, whose product MNQHKASWLRREKAFAAFATGPLLDFWHSREELEFTGVGNLTLRYVRFTSPQHKRVILIVPGRIESYIKYPELAYDLFHCGFDVVILDHRGQGRSDRLLEDSHRGHVAEFTHYVDDLETLYLKEIVSGHYQQRYALAHSMGGAILTLFLARQPQAFHAVALVAPMFGIALPLPSFLAHRILDWAEKRPALRDGYALGTGRWRAHPFGINRLTHSAERYRRNLRFYADDPAIRVGGPTYHWVREGIHAGRNIISQVDKITTPLLLLQASDDRVVDNRSQDLFCAAMAAAGHPCEGNQPRVIDGARHEILFEKDEMRAEALNAVVDFFSSHH is encoded by the coding sequence ATGAATCAACACAAAGCCAGCTGGCTGCGACGGGAAAAAGCCTTTGCTGCCTTCGCCACCGGGCCGCTGCTCGATTTCTGGCACAGTCGTGAGGAGCTTGAGTTTACCGGCGTGGGTAATCTGACGCTGCGCTATGTTCGCTTCACATCGCCGCAACACAAGCGTGTGATCCTGATTGTGCCGGGACGCATCGAGAGTTACATAAAATATCCTGAGCTGGCGTACGATCTGTTTCACTGCGGATTTGATGTGGTGATCCTGGACCATCGCGGTCAGGGGCGCTCCGATCGGCTGCTGGAAGATTCACACCGCGGTCACGTGGCAGAATTCACGCATTACGTTGACGATCTTGAAACGCTCTATCTGAAAGAGATCGTCAGCGGCCATTACCAGCAGCGCTATGCCCTGGCTCACTCAATGGGTGGCGCGATTTTAACGCTGTTTCTGGCGCGTCAGCCGCAGGCGTTTCATGCCGTCGCGCTGGTGGCACCGATGTTTGGCATTGCCTTACCGTTGCCCTCTTTTCTGGCTCATCGTATCCTGGACTGGGCGGAGAAACGTCCAGCCTTGCGCGATGGCTATGCGCTCGGCACCGGACGCTGGCGCGCGCATCCGTTTGGCATTAACCGGCTGACCCATAGCGCCGAGCGTTACCGGCGTAACCTGCGTTTTTATGCGGACGATCCGGCGATTCGTGTGGGCGGACCGACCTACCATTGGGTACGCGAAGGCATCCATGCGGGGCGCAACATCATCAGTCAGGTGGATAAGATCACTACGCCGCTGCTGCTGTTACAGGCCAGCGACGATCGGGTGGTCGACAATCGTTCGCAGGACCTGTTTTGTGCCGCGATGGCGGCGGCGGGTCATCCGTGTGAAGGTAATCAGCCACGGGTGATCGACGGCGCGCGTCACGAGATCCTGTTTGAAAAAGATGAGATGCGTGCCGAAGCACTCAATGCAGTGGTCGACTTTTTTTCATCGCACCACTGA
- a CDS encoding dienelactone hydrolase family protein encodes MKPSDTMAQKPATGGFAPAVQPTASTTIITESPAIHSGETSVPSQGENMPAFFAKPHSAEGPLPVVLVVQEIFGVHEHIRDICRRLALEGYLAIAPELYFREGDPTEYNDIPTLFSELVSKVPDTQVLADLDHAANWAARNGGDIRRMGITGFCWGGRITWLYAAHNPQLRAAVAWYGRLIGERTLKQQKHPIDVAVDLSAPVLGLYGGQDDGIPLESVEQMRQALHAANATAEIIVYPEAGHAFNADYRPSYHAESANDGWQRMLAWFRQYGVASK; translated from the coding sequence ATGAAACCCAGTGACACTATGGCACAAAAACCGGCGACGGGCGGCTTTGCCCCTGCCGTGCAGCCCACCGCCTCTACCACCATTATTACCGAAAGCCCGGCGATTCACTCAGGTGAAACCTCAGTGCCCAGCCAGGGCGAAAACATGCCGGCATTTTTTGCAAAACCGCACTCAGCGGAAGGCCCATTGCCTGTGGTGCTGGTGGTGCAGGAGATCTTTGGCGTCCATGAACACATCCGGGACATCTGTCGCCGTCTGGCGCTGGAAGGCTATCTGGCGATTGCGCCTGAGCTCTATTTCCGCGAAGGCGACCCGACTGAGTATAACGATATCCCGACCCTGTTCAGCGAACTGGTCAGCAAAGTGCCGGATACGCAGGTACTGGCCGATCTCGATCATGCCGCTAACTGGGCAGCACGTAATGGCGGTGATATCCGTCGCATGGGCATCACCGGTTTTTGCTGGGGTGGCCGCATTACCTGGCTCTACGCCGCGCATAACCCACAGCTACGCGCTGCGGTTGCCTGGTATGGACGATTAATCGGCGAGCGAACGCTGAAGCAGCAGAAGCATCCAATTGATGTTGCGGTCGATCTGAGTGCACCGGTGTTAGGTTTGTATGGTGGTCAGGATGACGGCATTCCGCTGGAGAGCGTCGAGCAGATGCGTCAGGCGCTGCATGCCGCCAATGCGACCGCCGAGATCATCGTCTATCCCGAGGCGGGACATGCGTTTAATGCTGACTACCGTCCGAGCTATCATGCTGAATCAGCCAATGATGGCTGGCAGCGGATGCTGGCCTGGTTCAGGCAGTATGGCGTTGCATCAAAATAG
- the udp gene encoding uridine phosphorylase — protein MTQSDVFHLGLTKADLQGATLAIVPGDPERVKKIAGLMEDATHLASHREFTSWLAKLDGKPVVVCSTGIGGPSTSIAVEELAQLGVRTFLRVGTTGAIQPHINVGDVLVTTASVRLDGASLHFAPMEFPAVADFACTTALVAAAEACGAKTHIGITASSDTFYPGQERYDTVSGRVVSRFKGSMKEWQEMGVLNYEMESATLLTMCASQGLRAGMVAGVIVNRTQKEIPDAVTMKQTESDAVKIVVEAARRLL, from the coding sequence ATGACACAGTCTGACGTTTTCCATCTTGGCCTGACAAAAGCCGATCTGCAGGGCGCGACCCTGGCGATTGTGCCGGGCGACCCGGAGCGTGTGAAGAAAATTGCCGGACTGATGGAAGATGCCACGCATCTCGCCTCACACCGTGAATTTACCTCCTGGCTGGCAAAACTTGATGGTAAGCCGGTCGTGGTCTGCTCAACAGGCATCGGCGGTCCTTCTACATCGATTGCGGTCGAAGAGCTGGCGCAGCTTGGCGTGCGTACCTTCCTGCGTGTCGGTACCACAGGTGCTATCCAGCCACACATCAACGTCGGCGATGTGCTGGTGACCACCGCATCCGTTCGCCTGGACGGAGCAAGCCTGCATTTTGCCCCGATGGAATTCCCGGCTGTCGCTGACTTCGCCTGCACCACTGCACTGGTTGCCGCCGCTGAAGCCTGTGGCGCGAAAACCCACATTGGCATCACCGCCTCTTCTGACACCTTCTATCCGGGCCAGGAGCGCTACGACACCGTTTCAGGCCGCGTCGTCAGTCGTTTCAAAGGATCGATGAAAGAGTGGCAGGAGATGGGCGTTCTCAACTATGAGATGGAATCTGCAACGCTGTTAACCATGTGCGCCAGCCAGGGTCTGCGGGCCGGCATGGTCGCGGGCGTGATTGTGAACCGTACTCAGAAAGAGATTCCGGATG
- the rhtB gene encoding homoserine/homoserine lactone efflux protein — MTIEWWLTYLLTTTILSLSPGSGAINTMSTGISHGYRGTVASISGLQVGLALHIVLVGIGLGALFSQSLLAFEILKWAGAAYLVWLGIQQWRSAGGIDLDAVARAMPRRRLFKRAVLVNLTNPKSIVFLAALFPQFIQPHQPLFMQYLVLGVTTVVVDIIVMIGYATLATRIAGWIKGPKQMKLMNRIFGGLFMAVGALLASARKIA, encoded by the coding sequence ATGACCATCGAATGGTGGCTGACCTACCTGCTTACCACCACAATTCTGAGCCTGTCGCCGGGTTCCGGTGCAATCAATACCATGAGTACCGGGATCAGCCACGGCTATCGCGGCACGGTGGCCTCTATCTCCGGTTTGCAGGTCGGCCTGGCGCTGCACATCGTGCTGGTCGGCATCGGTCTGGGCGCGCTGTTTTCGCAGTCGCTGCTGGCGTTTGAAATTCTGAAATGGGCCGGTGCAGCCTATCTGGTCTGGCTGGGTATTCAGCAGTGGCGCTCAGCAGGCGGCATCGATCTTGATGCGGTCGCCAGAGCGATGCCGCGTCGTCGCCTGTTCAAACGTGCCGTGCTGGTTAACCTCACCAACCCGAAAAGTATCGTTTTTCTGGCGGCGCTGTTCCCGCAGTTTATCCAGCCGCATCAGCCGCTGTTTATGCAGTATCTGGTGCTCGGCGTGACCACCGTGGTGGTGGATATCATCGTGATGATTGGCTACGCCACGCTGGCAACGCGCATTGCTGGCTGGATTAAAGGGCCAAAGCAGATGAAGTTAATGAACCGTATTTTCGGTGGGCTGTTTATGGCGGTGGGCGCACTGCTGGCCAGCGCCAGAAAAATCGCTTAA